From one Anopheles bellator chromosome 1, idAnoBellAS_SP24_06.2, whole genome shotgun sequence genomic stretch:
- the LOC131206623 gene encoding uncharacterized protein LOC131206623, with amino-acid sequence MSSSSPWSVSWWSLSVALWIGAVLLPRQGNGQWAVWNATNVTNGTNTTYVITLPPLATTPLPIVPANESHWEPIPHYQHPQYDPTGKVLWFPKIVGGTPATTGEFPAMVSLQQLRNSAHVCGGTLLTMGHVLTAAHCVTDTRGVASPSTLFQVMGDDLHIPPLRASPSRQVRTVRSINVHPRYDTSTLANDIAMVRLASDFHKTGTLYPAKRLERAPILGDRCSVAGWGVTSEQSTTMSPDLQRINVVVSDFGTCNALFQQLLTQGMLCAGDAGRDACQGDSGGALLCAGGRMAGIVSFGAGCAKPNVPGVYVDIVHHEKWINGALRGGAATLLPVTALLAVSLLVVLGAS; translated from the exons atgtcgtcgtcgtcgccgtggtcgGTGAGCTGGTGGTCCTTATCGGTGGCGCTCTGGATCGGGGCAG TGCTACTACCGCGGCAGGGAAATGGCCAATGGGCGGTGTGGAACGCAACCAACGTGACCAACGGCACGAACACTACCTACGTGATTACCCTGCCACCGTTAGCGACCACTCCACTGCCGATTGTGCCGGCGAACGAGTCCCACTGGGAACCGATCCCCCACTACCAGCACCCGCAATACGATCCGACCGGGAAGGTGCTCTGGTTCCCGAAGATCGTCGGCGGaacaccggccaccaccggcgagtTCCCGGCCATGGTGTCCCTCCAGCAGCTCCGCAATTCGGCGCACGTCTGCGGCGGAACCCTGCTCACGATGGGCCACGTCCTGACGGCGGCCCACTGTGTCACGGATACTCGCGGTGTGGCCTCCCCTAGCACCCTG TTTCAAGTGATGGGTGACGATCTGCACATACCGCCGCTGAGGGCCAGCCCGAGTCGTCAGGTGCGCACCGTGCGCTCCATCAACGTACACCCGCGCTACGACACGTCCACCCTGGCCAACGACATCGCCATGGTGCGGTTGGCCAGTGACTTCCACAAAACGGGCACCCTCTATCCGGCGAAGCGGCTCGAGCGGGCACCGATACTTGGCGACCGGTGCAGTGTGGCCGGCTGGGGCGTTACGTCGGAGCAGTCGACCACGATGAGTCCCGATCTGCAGCGGATCAACGTGGTGGTCAGTGATTTCGGGACGTGCAATGCCCTGTTCCAGCAGCTCCTCACGCAGGGTATGCTGTGTGCGGGCGATGCCGGACGTGACGCGTGCCAGGGCGACTCGGGCGGGGCGCTGCTATGCGCCGGAGGCCGGATGGCCGGCATCGTGAGCTTCGGGGCCGGCTGCGCCAAACCCAACGTGCCCGGTGTCTACGTGGACATCGTACACCACGAGAAGTGGATTAACGGTGCGCTGAGGGGTGGAGCGGCCACACTGCTTCCCGTCACCGCCCTGCTCGCTGTGAGCCTTCTCGTGGTGCTGGGAGCATCTTGA